A stretch of DNA from Microbacterium croceum:
GAACACGGTGAAGATCCCCGCGGATGCCGCGAGGCACAGCACGATGAACACGGTGTCGCGCACTCGGAACGGCACCAGGTGCCGCTCGGTGCGGGTCGCGTACGCGCCGAAGGCACGGGAGTCCATCGCCAGGGCCACGCGCTCGGCGTGCCGGATGGCTCCGGCGAGCAGCGGCACGATGTAGCCCCAGCCGCGCGCGATGCGGGCGAGAGGTCCGCGTCCGCCGTGGTGCCCGCGCACGCGGTGGGCCGCACGGATGACCGACAGTTCATGCCCGAATCGCGGCACGAAACGGAACGCCGCGAGCGCGGTGTAGCCGATCCGATACGGCACGCGCAGCTGCTGGATGCCGGCGCGCACCAGATCCGGTCCGCTCGTGGTGAGTCCGCCGATGAGCGCGAGAGCCACGATCGCGCCCAGGCGCAGTGCGGTCGCGAACCCGATCTCGAGCGCGCCGCTGAAGAGCGTCCAGTCGCCGATGCTCAGCACGGGAGTTGTGCCGCCGACCGGCCCGGCATCCACCCACAGCGAGAAGCCGACGCCGATCACCGCGACGCCGAGCGGTAGCGCCACCAGCAGCAGGAGAAGCAGGCGGACGGTGAGGCGAGTGCCCACGAGGATCAGGAGGTACGCGAGCGCGAGGAACGCCAGGGGGGTCGCCAGATCGCGCACGAAGACCAGCAGCAGCATCGCCGGGGCCACGCCCGCGACCTTCGAGAGCGGGTTCAGGGCGTAGAGGAACTGGCGTCGGGACGTCGCGACCATCGCGGCGTAGGGGTCGAAGGCGACGGCGCTCACGAGTCGTCCTCTGGCCGGTGGGATGTCAGCACGCGCTGCAGTGCCGGCAGTCGAAGTCCGGCGGCCGTGAACGTCGCCTCGTCGGCGAAGAGGTCGGCGGTGCGGCCCGCCGCGTGCACGCGGCCGCCTCTCAGGATGACGGTGTGCGTGGCGTGCTCGGCGACCAGCTGCAGGTCGTGCGTCACGATCACGATCGTCGTGCCTTCGGCGCGCAGGTCCTGGAGCAGCGCGAGCAGCTCGGAGGCGCGAGCACGATCCTGTCCGAACGTGGGCTCGTCGAGCGCGAGCACCTGCGGCCGGGTGATGAGCGCGGTGCCGACCGAGAGGCGCCTCTTCTCGCCGCCGGAGAGCAGGAACGGGTGCACGTCGGCCTTGTGCTCGAGTCCGAAGCGGGCGAGCATCTGCGGCACGCGCTGCATGATCTCGGCATCCGCCGCACGACGCAGCCGGAGGCCGTGCGCGAGCTCGTCGAACACGGTGTGCGCGATGAACTGGTGCTCGGGGTTCTGGAACACGAACCCGATGCGGGCCGCGAGATCTCGTGGAGAGGCGCTCGCCGGGTCGAGCCCGGCCACATCGACCTGCCGCTTCGGCGGCGGGACCACCCCGGCGAGCGCCTGGATGAGCGTGGTCTTGCCTGCGCCGTTCGCGCCGACGATCGCGGTGAGCGTTCCCGGTGCGATGTCGAGATCGATGCCGTGCAGGATCTCGGTGCGATGGCGCGTGACGGTCAGCCCGCGCGCGCGGATGACCGGGACGGCATCCGCTGCGGCGCCTTCGGGCACGGCGGCGGGAACCATGGCGGGGAGCGCGGTGGCGGCCGTGACCCCCTGCGCGTCGAGGGCCGTCGCGAGCTCGACCGGAGTGAGAGGAAGCGGATCGAGGTGGATGCCGTCACCCCGCAGCCGCAGGGCGGCGAGGGTTGCGGCCGGCAGCCAGACGCCCATCGCGAGCAGCTCATCGGCGTGGGTGCGGATGATCTCGTCCGCCGGGCCGTCGAACGCTACCGCGCCTTCCCGGTCGAGCACGATCGCCCGAGTGACGAAGCCCATGGCGGCGTCGAGGTTGTGCTCGACCAGCAGGATCGCGCGATCACCGGCGGCGACGACCTCCGTCAGCGCGGCGTAGACGTCGTCGATGCCCTGGGGGTCGAGGTTGGCCGTGGGCTCGTCGAGCACGATCAGCGGCGAGCCCATCGCCAGTGCGCACGCGATCGCGAGGCGTTGGCGTCCGCCGCCGGAGAGCCGGTCGGGGTTGTCGTCCCGTCGCTCCCAGAGCCCGACGCGGCGCAGGGAGTGCTCGGCGCGGGCGTGCACCTCGTCGACGGGCAGCCGCAGGTTCTCGGGGCCGAAAGCGACCTCGTCGTACACCGTGCCCGTCACGATCTGCGCGTCGGGGTCCTGGAACACCATCGCGACGTGCGTGCTGAGGGTCGCGGTGTGCGAGGTCGCGGTGTCGAGCCCTCCCGCCTCGACCGTGCCCGTCATGGTCGCCGGGACCGCGTGGGGGATCAGCCCGTTCAGCGCGAGCGTCAGCGTGGACTTGCCGGAACCGGAGGGGCCGAGCAGCAGCACGACCTCGCCCTGCGCGATGTCGAAGGTGACATCGTGCGGTGAGGGGTGCGCGGCATCGGCGTGGGTGAGTGTGACATCACGCACGCGGAGAAGAGGCGCGGATGAGCGCACGGCGGAACCCCGGGTCGGTGGAACGTACCCTTCTAACTTAGCTGAGCCTTACCTGGGTCGTCACGTGAACGTCCCACGGGATCGGCCGGGCCGTCAGCGACGTGCGACGCCCGCGCGGCTCAGCGCGGTACCGACGCCGAGGCCGACCGCCGTCCAGCCGATCGGACCGAGCAGCGAGAGCGCCAGGTAGGCGATCTGCGCCCAGAGGGGCAGCGTCGCCAGATGCGCGGCGAAGAACACGACCACGGCCACGATGACGCCGATCACCGCGGCGGAGATGAAGAAGCGCCACGGCCCCCAGGCCCGGTAGCGGGTGAGAGCGGCGACGCCCTCCTGGATCGCTCCGAACAGCAGCGCGGTGCCGAGGAAGCGCAGCGCCCAGGCCGGGTTGAACGCGCTGGCCACCAGCGCCGCGATCAGGTGGGTGACCAGCGCCACCAGCGGCCGACGCAGCACCTCCTGCGCGATGATCCCGGGCAGCACGTGCGAGCCGAGCAGCAGACCGTAGGCCCAGGGAGCCGCGATCAGCACGACCGGGGTCAGCAGCCCGGCGATGCCGCCGATGATGCCGGTCGCCACGCCGATCGCCGCGCAGACGAGCAGCACGCGGGTCGACAAGACGGGGGTTCGGGCCACGGCTCCAGCCTACTTGCGCGGGCGCGGCG
This window harbors:
- a CDS encoding energy-coupling factor transporter transmembrane component T; the encoded protein is MSAVAFDPYAAMVATSRRQFLYALNPLSKVAGVAPAMLLLVFVRDLATPLAFLALAYLLILVGTRLTVRLLLLLLVALPLGVAVIGVGFSLWVDAGPVGGTTPVLSIGDWTLFSGALEIGFATALRLGAIVALALIGGLTTSGPDLVRAGIQQLRVPYRIGYTALAAFRFVPRFGHELSVIRAAHRVRGHHGGRGPLARIARGWGYIVPLLAGAIRHAERVALAMDSRAFGAYATRTERHLVPFRVRDTVFIVLCLAASAGIFTVFFPWQLS
- a CDS encoding ABC transporter ATP-binding protein, producing the protein MRSSAPLLRVRDVTLTHADAAHPSPHDVTFDIAQGEVVLLLGPSGSGKSTLTLALNGLIPHAVPATMTGTVEAGGLDTATSHTATLSTHVAMVFQDPDAQIVTGTVYDEVAFGPENLRLPVDEVHARAEHSLRRVGLWERRDDNPDRLSGGGRQRLAIACALAMGSPLIVLDEPTANLDPQGIDDVYAALTEVVAAGDRAILLVEHNLDAAMGFVTRAIVLDREGAVAFDGPADEIIRTHADELLAMGVWLPAATLAALRLRGDGIHLDPLPLTPVELATALDAQGVTAATALPAMVPAAVPEGAAADAVPVIRARGLTVTRHRTEILHGIDLDIAPGTLTAIVGANGAGKTTLIQALAGVVPPPKRQVDVAGLDPASASPRDLAARIGFVFQNPEHQFIAHTVFDELAHGLRLRRAADAEIMQRVPQMLARFGLEHKADVHPFLLSGGEKRRLSVGTALITRPQVLALDEPTFGQDRARASELLALLQDLRAEGTTIVIVTHDLQLVAEHATHTVILRGGRVHAAGRTADLFADEATFTAAGLRLPALQRVLTSHRPEDDS
- a CDS encoding ECF transporter S component, which codes for MARTPVLSTRVLLVCAAIGVATGIIGGIAGLLTPVVLIAAPWAYGLLLGSHVLPGIIAQEVLRRPLVALVTHLIAALVASAFNPAWALRFLGTALLFGAIQEGVAALTRYRAWGPWRFFISAAVIGVIVAVVVFFAAHLATLPLWAQIAYLALSLLGPIGWTAVGLGVGTALSRAGVARR